In Acinetobacter sp. TGL-Y2, a genomic segment contains:
- a CDS encoding DUF6160 family protein — MKNKKNSHNKTLMLNTLALSVFMASGHVYALQVIADEDLRSINGQDGVQISTSLAEANIDQLYWADEAGRGTAGATNSTLKATVDQVKIRQSNASVLPLGADISINTGSQANNAGLDLLISASPALITADSFRICNNEASSACGPAIGNFAIQTSSNIDLSLKTINGLFSKENLSEMAMGIKNANIYLGQTDVKNEINQLVLKNFNFNFVGRGALFVDAVEGLRLQTNTRTGNADNVATLSSSPSDSLGYVDLNRVDDSASKNTGFVNTGTYGNTKSGAEGQTTTSGLNLEIMLNKNVSASNPYAINATTNSPEGAKGLIRVGASGRMVNSSLQFRGLKGQESVLGNANSAAGVSSNSSVMGDSGLAFRMKTEFTKDNDAMLAGGGQATTLEIGGAGLNAYGFEFGNLTGLMPSTRASFDSGNVYLNLADTKTLSLPVNSVFQSSRFGNGLFLTSASDYIQNIHNLTTGENPYSLIAAIRGAEFQSISRRGRFTTSAGIANSINLFSQSGLDNQWGLALPFYNLNANLAMYGTKVKADQAFYYTLAGSNVIKNMIATSGETARLGFSLAMSTEGIDKVNGVAAGNKTTSIMVIDGGKVGTGGNTTPTDYYMGLRNIDMLLKGTGNLGVENGSLNVSLRDMLIVMSTEVAAGYLPGTMYKTCKMNAAAAGCSTQNSAPLNNFALADDVLFGLKLRVGGDIDFSLLPTNSIDEGSRLTVVGDLELKGDGNTIQISDPQNGSTLGLDRITGKVGFNNAIVVAKDQTSGQGKVGFNTSLFLNPQKTTTGVFRARDINFYPPNAGPGKRLGELAITGGRLSSELSIIPRN; from the coding sequence ATGAAAAATAAAAAAAACAGTCACAACAAAACACTTATGCTGAACACATTGGCTTTGAGTGTTTTTATGGCGAGTGGACATGTGTATGCACTGCAAGTCATAGCTGATGAAGACTTACGTTCGATCAATGGTCAGGATGGCGTACAAATATCGACCAGTCTTGCTGAGGCAAATATTGATCAATTGTACTGGGCAGATGAAGCAGGACGAGGTACCGCAGGCGCAACGAATTCAACGCTGAAAGCTACAGTAGATCAGGTCAAAATTCGCCAAAGTAATGCATCAGTTTTGCCCTTAGGCGCGGATATCAGTATCAATACTGGAAGTCAGGCCAATAATGCTGGGCTTGATCTTCTCATCAGTGCATCGCCTGCTTTAATTACTGCAGATTCCTTTCGTATTTGTAATAACGAAGCATCGAGTGCGTGTGGCCCAGCTATTGGGAATTTTGCGATTCAAACCAGCTCAAATATTGATTTAAGTTTAAAAACGATCAATGGGCTGTTTAGCAAAGAGAACTTGAGTGAAATGGCGATGGGCATTAAAAATGCCAACATTTACTTGGGTCAAACTGATGTTAAAAATGAAATCAATCAATTGGTTTTGAAAAACTTTAACTTCAATTTTGTGGGGCGTGGCGCGCTATTTGTAGATGCTGTTGAAGGTTTAAGGTTGCAGACCAACACACGCACAGGCAATGCAGACAATGTAGCAACGTTGAGTAGTAGTCCAAGTGACAGTTTGGGTTATGTAGATTTGAACCGTGTGGATGATTCTGCGTCAAAAAATACTGGATTCGTCAATACAGGAACCTATGGCAATACCAAATCAGGCGCTGAAGGTCAAACTACAACATCAGGTTTGAACCTTGAAATCATGCTAAATAAAAATGTCTCAGCCAGTAATCCTTATGCGATTAATGCCACTACGAATAGTCCAGAAGGTGCTAAAGGCTTAATCCGCGTGGGTGCAAGTGGACGTATGGTCAATTCATCTTTACAATTTCGCGGCTTGAAAGGCCAGGAAAGTGTTTTAGGAAATGCCAATAGTGCAGCAGGTGTAAGCTCCAATAGTAGTGTGATGGGCGACTCTGGTCTGGCATTTAGGATGAAAACAGAGTTCACCAAAGACAATGACGCCATGCTCGCAGGCGGTGGACAAGCCACCACTTTAGAAATTGGTGGGGCTGGTCTGAATGCTTATGGGTTTGAATTTGGCAATCTAACGGGCTTAATGCCCAGTACTAGAGCATCTTTTGACAGCGGTAATGTATATTTAAACTTAGCTGACACCAAGACACTCAGCCTACCTGTGAATAGCGTATTCCAAAGTAGCCGTTTTGGTAATGGTTTGTTCCTTACCTCTGCGTCAGATTACATCCAGAATATCCATAATCTCACTACGGGTGAAAACCCTTACAGCTTGATTGCAGCCATTCGCGGAGCAGAGTTCCAGTCAATTTCTAGACGTGGGCGTTTTACTACAAGTGCAGGCATCGCCAATAGTATCAACTTGTTTAGCCAAAGCGGGCTTGATAATCAGTGGGGGCTAGCACTGCCATTTTACAACCTGAATGCGAACCTTGCGATGTATGGCACCAAGGTGAAAGCGGATCAAGCCTTTTACTATACGCTTGCAGGTTCAAATGTGATTAAAAACATGATTGCAACCTCAGGTGAAACAGCACGTTTAGGGTTTTCTTTGGCCATGAGTACCGAAGGTATAGATAAGGTGAATGGCGTTGCTGCAGGGAACAAGACTACCTCGATTATGGTCATTGACGGCGGAAAAGTAGGAACGGGGGGCAATACAACTCCAACTGACTACTATATGGGCCTACGCAATATTGACATGCTACTCAAAGGTACAGGTAATTTGGGTGTGGAAAATGGCAGTTTGAACGTGAGCTTACGCGATATGCTCATTGTGATGTCTACAGAAGTTGCTGCGGGTTACTTACCAGGCACCATGTATAAAACCTGCAAAATGAACGCTGCTGCAGCAGGTTGTTCTACACAAAATTCAGCACCCTTGAATAACTTTGCACTGGCAGATGATGTACTTTTTGGCTTGAAGCTTAGGGTAGGTGGGGATATTGATTTCTCCTTACTTCCAACAAACTCAATTGATGAGGGTAGTCGCTTGACCGTCGTGGGTGATTTAGAGCTAAAAGGTGATGGCAACACCATTCAAATTAGTGATCCGCAAAATGGTTCAACCCTAGGTTTAGACCGTATTACGGGTAAAGTAGGTTTTAATAACGCCATTGTGGTCGCAAAAGATCAAACTTCAGGTCAAGGTAAAGTCGGATTCAATACCAGTTTATTTTTGAATCCACAAAAAACCACCACAGGTGTCTTTAGAGCGCGAGATATTAACTTTTATCCACCCAACGCAGGACCTGGAAAGCGCTTAGGTGAGCTTGCCATTACTGGTGGACGTCTATCAAGTGAACTTAGCATTATTCCTCGTAACTAG
- the dcd gene encoding dCTP deaminase, producing MAIKSDRWIREMSENHGMIEPYAENQVRLDGNGQKLISYGVSSYGYDVRCAREFKVFTNVHSVIVDPKNFDEKSFIDIEADVCIIPPNSFALARTVEYFRIPRNVLTVCLGKSTYARCGIIVNVTPLEPEWEGHVTLEFSNTTNLPARIYAGEGVAQMLFFESDEVCETSYKDRGGKYQGQTGVTLPKT from the coding sequence ATGGCAATTAAGTCTGATCGTTGGATTCGCGAAATGAGCGAAAATCACGGCATGATTGAACCGTATGCAGAAAACCAAGTTCGTTTAGATGGAAATGGTCAAAAACTCATTTCCTATGGTGTTTCAAGCTATGGGTATGATGTTCGTTGTGCGCGTGAGTTCAAAGTGTTTACAAACGTTCATTCTGTGATTGTAGACCCTAAAAATTTCGATGAAAAAAGTTTTATCGATATTGAAGCAGACGTATGTATTATTCCACCGAATTCGTTTGCTTTGGCCCGTACAGTCGAGTACTTCCGTATTCCACGTAATGTATTGACAGTATGTTTAGGTAAATCGACCTATGCACGCTGCGGTATCATTGTGAATGTGACGCCACTTGAGCCTGAATGGGAGGGTCACGTGACTTTAGAGTTTTCAAATACCACCAATCTGCCTGCGCGTATTTATGCAGGAGAGGGTGTTGCACAAATGTTATTCTTTGAATCAGATGAAGTGTGTGAAACCTCGTATAAAGACCGTGGTGGTAAATATCAAGGTCAAACAGGTGTGACTTTACCAAAGACCTAA
- a CDS encoding LysE family translocator has protein sequence MISWLFVGLVVTILLTPGPTNTLLASSGIQVGMRKSTALIPAEAIGYLISITFWGFLIGKVSGHLPLLPTILKLFSAGYILYLAIKLWRTANVEQSFLQPSIRARELFFATLLNPKALLFASAIFPTIAWRSADYYVSHMLTFLLLIVPIAFFWTFIGSILANNKIKWLNQSNMQKTASLVLMSFSIPLSYSAILSL, from the coding sequence ATGATTTCATGGCTATTTGTCGGCTTAGTGGTGACAATTTTACTCACCCCTGGCCCAACCAACACCCTTTTAGCTTCATCTGGTATACAGGTGGGCATGCGTAAATCTACCGCTTTAATTCCTGCAGAAGCAATTGGGTATCTGATTTCAATTACCTTTTGGGGCTTCTTAATTGGTAAAGTCAGTGGCCATTTACCGCTTCTTCCTACGATTTTAAAATTATTCAGTGCAGGCTATATTTTATATCTTGCGATTAAATTGTGGCGAACGGCCAATGTTGAACAGAGTTTTTTACAACCCAGTATTCGTGCACGCGAACTTTTCTTCGCTACACTGTTAAACCCCAAAGCCCTTTTATTCGCGTCAGCCATTTTCCCTACGATTGCATGGCGAAGTGCAGATTATTATGTATCGCATATGCTGACCTTTTTGCTTTTGATTGTGCCGATTGCCTTTTTTTGGACATTTATTGGTTCAATACTGGCCAACAATAAAATCAAATGGCTGAATCAATCCAATATGCAAAAAACTGCATCTTTGGTACTCATGAGTTTTTCAATTCCCTTAAGTTATTCGGCTATTTTAAGCCTGTAA
- the apbC gene encoding iron-sulfur cluster carrier protein ApbC, whose protein sequence is MSWLSSLKSVFSPAQEVNEEEVQSILQSYLLPNSNDALKDRITQVNVEGRVLQITINTSPSEANDLQKIHDDLADALEPFGIQELNMHVIQQKTGQKSSKSTTGGCGHQHAAGESCVTEPQAQVGSEKPHLPPVVDASATTAPTAVKVEEPDPNNPPIRKAAPQQRDVPKHPRIKHVVLVSSGKGGVGKSTTTVNLALALQKQGLKVGVLDADIYGPSIPTMLGNAGRTPMIEAEQFVPIEAYGMAVLSIGHLTGDNNTPVAWRGPKATGALMQLFNQTLWPDLDVLMIDMPPGTGDIQLTLAQRIPVTGAVIVTTPQNVALLDAVKGIELFNRVGIPVMGVIENMSTHICSNCGHEEQIFGTGGGDKISEQYDIPLLGRLPLNAQIREHADAGKPSVIAGDDAAESYMAIAEKIAAQLPQETKDQNRIF, encoded by the coding sequence ATGTCGTGGCTTTCTTCCCTAAAATCTGTGTTTTCACCTGCTCAAGAAGTGAATGAAGAAGAAGTCCAAAGCATTTTGCAAAGCTATTTATTGCCAAATTCCAACGACGCACTCAAAGATCGAATTACTCAAGTCAACGTTGAAGGTCGTGTATTACAAATTACGATCAACACATCGCCGTCAGAAGCAAACGATTTGCAAAAAATCCATGATGATTTAGCAGATGCTTTAGAGCCCTTTGGTATTCAAGAACTCAACATGCATGTCATACAGCAGAAAACGGGTCAAAAATCAAGCAAAAGTACGACAGGTGGTTGTGGTCATCAGCATGCTGCAGGGGAAAGTTGCGTAACGGAACCTCAAGCGCAAGTAGGATCAGAAAAACCACATTTACCTCCTGTAGTGGATGCATCTGCAACTACCGCACCTACTGCAGTGAAGGTAGAAGAGCCTGATCCAAATAATCCACCTATTCGAAAAGCCGCACCACAGCAGCGAGATGTGCCTAAACATCCTCGGATTAAACATGTGGTTTTGGTGTCTTCGGGTAAAGGTGGTGTAGGTAAATCGACCACTACTGTGAACCTTGCTCTTGCACTTCAAAAACAAGGTTTGAAAGTGGGAGTACTAGATGCAGACATTTATGGTCCAAGTATTCCGACCATGCTCGGCAATGCTGGGCGCACACCCATGATTGAGGCTGAACAGTTTGTCCCAATTGAAGCATATGGTATGGCGGTTCTCTCAATTGGACATTTAACAGGTGATAACAATACCCCTGTTGCATGGCGTGGACCAAAAGCAACGGGCGCACTGATGCAACTGTTCAATCAAACCTTATGGCCTGACCTTGATGTGTTAATGATTGATATGCCGCCGGGCACAGGGGATATTCAGCTGACGTTGGCACAACGTATTCCAGTGACGGGAGCTGTGATTGTAACCACGCCGCAAAACGTTGCATTACTTGATGCTGTTAAGGGTATTGAATTGTTTAATCGTGTGGGCATTCCCGTGATGGGCGTGATTGAAAACATGTCAACGCACATTTGTTCAAACTGCGGTCATGAGGAACAAATCTTTGGTACAGGGGGAGGAGACAAAATCTCTGAACAATATGATATTCCATTACTCGGTCGTCTACCGCTCAATGCACAAATTCGTGAGCATGCCGATGCTGGCAAACCTTCTGTCATTGCAGGTGATGATGCTGCTGAAAGTTATATGGCGATTGCGGAGAAAATTGCAGCACAATTACCGCAAGAGACTAAAGATCAAAATCGTATTTTCTAA
- the metG gene encoding methionine--tRNA ligase: MRNILVTNALPYANGPIHMGHLLGYIQADIWVRAMRAMGHDVTYVCADDAHGTAIMLRAEANGISPEAQIANVQKEHIRDFDGFGVHFDHYDSTNSEENKNRSQEIYIKNREAGNIAVRPVTQLFDPEKSMFLSDRFIKGTCPKCKAEDQYGDSCEVCGATYNATELLNPKSTLSGAAPVEKSSDHYFFKLPNFGEYLQKWTRDEGRLPVSIANKLDEWFEAGLNDWDISRDAPYFGFEIPDAPNKYFYVWVDAPIGYMSSFENYIKTKRPELSFDDFWKKDSKNEVYHFIGKDIVYFHALFWPAMLEGANYRTPSGLFVNGFLTVNGQKMSKSRGTFIKAETYLEHLNPEYLRYYFASKLSDKVEDSDLNLDDFVQKVNSDLVGKVVNIASRCAKFINTKFDNKLSATCAEPELVQSFIDAGSSIAAQYEAREFSAAIREIMSLADKANQYIDEKKPWALAKIEGEEQQVHDVCSVGINLFRQLAIYLAPVLPTLAGQVQDFLQLDSFNFESRKQILIGHEIALFQPLMQRVDPKAMAAMVDASKDSLAAPAEAPKAEKKKEKVKDKKPEPKVGEAEIITIEDFMKIDLRVAEVLEAATVEGSDKLLQLTLNVGEAEPRNVFSGIREFYEPQDLKGKLVVMVANLAPRKMRFGISNGMVLAAGNGDGVWVISPESGAKPGDKVS, encoded by the coding sequence GTGCGTAATATCTTAGTCACTAACGCCCTTCCATACGCCAATGGTCCTATCCATATGGGTCACTTACTCGGTTATATCCAAGCAGATATTTGGGTTCGTGCCATGCGTGCAATGGGTCATGACGTGACTTATGTCTGCGCGGATGATGCTCACGGTACGGCGATTATGCTGCGTGCTGAAGCCAACGGTATTTCACCAGAAGCGCAAATCGCTAATGTACAAAAAGAACATATTCGTGATTTTGACGGTTTTGGTGTTCATTTTGATCATTATGACTCGACCAATAGCGAAGAAAATAAAAATCGCTCACAAGAGATTTATATCAAAAACCGTGAAGCAGGCAATATTGCAGTTCGCCCTGTTACCCAGTTATTTGATCCTGAAAAAAGCATGTTCTTATCGGATCGTTTTATTAAAGGCACCTGCCCGAAATGTAAAGCTGAAGATCAGTACGGCGACTCATGCGAAGTATGTGGTGCAACTTACAATGCCACCGAATTGTTGAATCCTAAATCGACTTTAAGCGGTGCTGCACCTGTAGAGAAATCTTCAGATCACTACTTCTTTAAACTGCCTAACTTTGGTGAATATCTACAAAAATGGACCCGTGACGAAGGTCGCCTGCCTGTGTCGATTGCGAACAAGTTAGATGAATGGTTTGAAGCTGGTTTAAATGATTGGGACATCTCCCGTGATGCGCCTTATTTCGGTTTTGAAATTCCAGATGCACCAAACAAATACTTCTACGTTTGGGTCGATGCGCCTATAGGCTATATGTCGAGTTTTGAAAACTATATTAAAACCAAACGTCCAGAACTGAGCTTTGATGATTTCTGGAAAAAAGACTCGAAGAACGAGGTCTATCACTTCATTGGGAAAGACATCGTGTATTTCCATGCATTGTTCTGGCCTGCAATGCTTGAAGGTGCCAACTACCGTACGCCATCTGGTTTATTCGTCAATGGTTTCTTGACGGTGAATGGTCAGAAGATGTCGAAGTCTCGCGGTACATTCATCAAAGCAGAAACGTATTTAGAGCATTTAAACCCAGAATATTTACGTTACTATTTTGCATCTAAACTTTCTGACAAAGTTGAAGATTCTGACTTAAATCTTGATGATTTCGTTCAGAAAGTAAATTCGGACTTGGTGGGTAAAGTGGTGAACATTGCCAGTCGTTGTGCAAAATTCATCAACACTAAGTTTGATAACAAGTTAAGTGCTACTTGTGCAGAACCAGAACTCGTACAAAGCTTTATTGATGCGGGTAGCTCGATCGCCGCTCAATATGAAGCACGTGAATTCTCTGCTGCGATTCGTGAAATAATGTCTTTGGCGGATAAAGCCAACCAATATATTGATGAGAAAAAGCCTTGGGCTTTAGCAAAAATTGAAGGCGAAGAACAACAAGTGCATGACGTGTGCTCTGTTGGGATTAACTTGTTCCGTCAATTGGCAATTTACCTTGCGCCTGTATTGCCAACGCTTGCCGGGCAAGTTCAAGACTTCTTACAGTTAGACAGCTTTAACTTTGAATCTCGTAAGCAAATCTTAATCGGTCATGAAATTGCATTGTTCCAACCACTCATGCAACGTGTTGATCCGAAAGCTATGGCTGCGATGGTGGATGCATCTAAAGACTCTTTAGCTGCGCCTGCTGAAGCACCAAAAGCGGAAAAGAAAAAAGAGAAAGTTAAAGATAAGAAACCTGAACCTAAAGTCGGTGAAGCTGAGATCATCACGATTGAAGACTTTATGAAAATCGACCTGCGTGTCGCTGAAGTTCTTGAGGCTGCAACGGTTGAAGGTTCTGATAAACTTTTACAACTCACTTTAAATGTAGGTGAAGCTGAACCACGTAACGTATTTAGCGGTATTCGTGAGTTCTATGAGCCTCAAGACCTTAAAGGTAAATTGGTGGTGATGGTGGCAAACCTTGCACCACGTAAGATGCGTTTTGGGATCTCTAACGGTATGGTTTTAGCTGCGGGTAATGGTGACGGCGTTTGGGTGATTTCACCTGAATCTGGTGCTAAACCGGGTGATAAAGTTTCTTAA
- a CDS encoding IS30 family transposase, whose product MNYTHLTQEERYQIYTLLREGFSTRHIALRLARAPSTICREIKRNRNRNGYFAKHAHKLAKRRHISNHRTVSSSLLQQIESYLALQWSPEQIASHVAISMHSIYRYIQQDKLKGGSLYLHLRFRNQRKRKYGQPETRGMLSNRKSIHDRPHIIEKRSRFGDLEIDTIVGKNQQQSLVSIVDRKTGYLWLKKCSTRKSQAVCEATVDLLAPIKEKLKTITADNGKEFSLHEQIANELEIEFYFADPYSAWQRGTNENTNGLIRQYIRKGSDLNNYTDEYISEITKRLNHRPRKRLGFKSPSQVLLQEHGVALQVLI is encoded by the coding sequence ATGAACTATACTCATCTTACCCAAGAAGAAAGATATCAGATTTATACATTACTACGCGAAGGTTTTTCTACGCGTCATATTGCCCTCAGATTGGCTCGTGCTCCCTCTACAATTTGTAGAGAGATCAAACGTAATCGTAATAGAAATGGCTACTTTGCTAAACATGCTCATAAACTGGCTAAAAGACGCCATATCTCGAATCATAGAACTGTAAGTTCCTCCCTATTGCAACAGATCGAAAGCTATCTTGCTTTGCAATGGAGTCCCGAACAAATCGCTTCTCACGTAGCTATCAGTATGCATTCAATCTATCGATATATTCAGCAAGATAAACTCAAAGGAGGCAGTCTTTATCTTCATTTACGTTTTAGAAATCAACGAAAAAGAAAGTATGGACAACCAGAAACTCGTGGGATGCTCAGTAACCGTAAAAGCATTCACGATAGGCCACACATCATTGAGAAGCGATCACGTTTTGGTGATTTAGAAATAGATACGATTGTGGGCAAAAATCAGCAGCAGTCTTTAGTTTCAATTGTAGATAGGAAAACAGGCTATCTTTGGTTAAAGAAATGTAGCACTCGCAAGAGTCAGGCGGTTTGTGAAGCCACTGTTGACTTGCTGGCTCCAATCAAAGAGAAGTTAAAGACGATTACTGCTGATAATGGCAAGGAATTTAGCCTACATGAACAAATCGCGAATGAACTGGAAATAGAATTCTACTTTGCAGATCCTTACAGTGCATGGCAGAGAGGCACAAATGAGAATACGAATGGTCTGATCAGGCAATACATCAGAAAAGGAAGTGATCTAAATAACTACACGGATGAATATATTTCAGAGATTACTAAGCGTTTGAATCATCGCCCAAGAAAAAGACTCGGATTTAAAAGTCCGAGTCAGGTATTACTCCAAGAACATGGTGTTGCACTTCAAGTGCTAATCTAA
- a CDS encoding DUF799 domain-containing protein: MKNLKTLFAMVTVVGLLTGCAATPKNTRDLSTYTANMPKSILVMPPVNESPDTRATNSCWSTVIMPVAEAGYYVFPITVVDTMFKENGVYNGADAQTVSPKKLQEIFGADAALYIKVKEYGSKYQVIQTVATVAVEAKLVDLKTGELLWEGTEKQVLSNGNNNAGLVGMLVGALVDQISNHLSDKAYVLSGTVSHLLYSPRLSQQKGLLYGPRSPNFAQNTLTPQR, from the coding sequence ATGAAGAATTTAAAAACTTTATTTGCAATGGTTACTGTTGTGGGTTTATTAACAGGTTGTGCTGCGACACCTAAAAATACACGTGACTTAAGTACCTATACTGCAAACATGCCAAAATCTATTTTGGTGATGCCACCTGTGAATGAGTCACCTGATACTCGTGCAACCAATAGTTGCTGGTCGACTGTGATAATGCCTGTTGCAGAAGCAGGTTACTACGTGTTTCCAATTACTGTTGTAGATACCATGTTCAAAGAAAATGGTGTTTATAATGGAGCAGATGCACAAACGGTTAGTCCAAAAAAACTGCAAGAGATTTTTGGTGCTGATGCTGCCTTGTATATAAAAGTGAAAGAATACGGTTCGAAGTATCAAGTTATTCAAACGGTTGCAACGGTTGCTGTCGAAGCGAAGTTAGTTGATTTAAAAACTGGTGAACTACTTTGGGAAGGTACTGAAAAACAAGTGCTTTCCAATGGCAATAACAATGCTGGTCTAGTCGGTATGTTAGTGGGTGCTTTGGTTGACCAAATCTCGAATCATTTAAGTGATAAAGCTTATGTGTTGTCGGGTACAGTCAGTCATTTATTGTATTCACCGCGTTTAAGTCAGCAAAAAGGTTTGCTGTATGGGCCTCGATCTCCAAACTTTGCACAGAATACATTAACTCCTCAGAGATAA
- a CDS encoding DUF4810 domain-containing protein: MKSIFLIISGLISLSLVGCATAPKPLYSWGAFPQQTYLSLSLPEKAMPQDQVLKLEKDVEKAKAKNLAVPPGLYAHLGLQYLNMNDAPRAIQYFELERQVYPESTVLMDRLLHKMTGQTSTGAQK; encoded by the coding sequence GTGAAATCTATTTTTCTAATAATTAGTGGACTTATTTCGCTAAGTTTAGTGGGTTGTGCAACTGCTCCAAAGCCTTTGTACAGTTGGGGGGCGTTTCCACAGCAAACTTATTTATCATTAAGTTTACCTGAGAAAGCGATGCCGCAAGATCAAGTGTTAAAACTTGAAAAAGATGTTGAAAAAGCAAAGGCTAAAAACTTGGCGGTTCCGCCGGGACTTTATGCACATTTGGGTCTGCAATACTTAAATATGAATGATGCTCCGCGTGCGATTCAATATTTTGAGCTTGAGCGTCAGGTCTATCCTGAATCGACCGTGTTGATGGATCGTTTATTGCACAAAATGACAGGTCAAACCTCAACAGGAGCGCAAAAATGA
- a CDS encoding CsgG/HfaB family protein: protein MKNQLLAVFSTSLILSACTTTETSRTIQAPQVTAATATVKYTGVKTPVSIGKFDNRSSYMRGIFSDNVDRLGGQAKTILETHLQQTGYFSVLNRDNLSELQQESGFSKSAQSIKGARFVLTGDVSEFGRKEVGDHQLFGVLGRGKTQIAYAKVNLNIVDVKTAEIVHSVQGAGEYALSEREVLGFGSTASYDSTLNGKVLDLAVREAVNNLVLDLQTGKWSNK, encoded by the coding sequence ATGAAAAATCAATTACTAGCTGTCTTTTCTACAAGTTTAATATTATCAGCATGTACAACGACTGAGACATCAAGAACTATCCAAGCTCCTCAAGTGACAGCAGCAACCGCGACTGTTAAATATACAGGGGTCAAAACACCGGTATCGATTGGTAAATTCGACAATCGTTCAAGCTATATGCGTGGTATTTTCTCAGACAATGTTGATCGTTTAGGTGGTCAGGCAAAAACGATTCTAGAAACGCATCTTCAACAAACAGGTTATTTTTCGGTTTTAAACCGAGATAACCTATCGGAACTTCAACAAGAATCAGGTTTCAGCAAATCAGCGCAATCGATTAAGGGTGCTCGTTTTGTATTAACAGGTGATGTATCTGAGTTTGGTCGTAAAGAAGTCGGTGATCATCAACTGTTTGGTGTATTGGGTCGTGGAAAAACTCAAATTGCTTACGCTAAAGTCAACTTAAACATTGTTGATGTAAAAACTGCTGAGATTGTACATTCTGTGCAAGGTGCTGGAGAGTATGCGTTAAGCGAGCGTGAAGTATTGGGATTTGGTTCTACCGCTTCTTATGACTCAACGCTAAATGGTAAAGTTTTAGATTTAGCTGTACGTGAAGCAGTTAATAATCTTGTACTTGATTTACAAACTGGTAAATGGTCAAACAAGTAA
- a CDS encoding DUF6670 family protein yields MHSLLSSTPSNRTAQQKIKYRLGQLGTKLLGAVPAHRQASLSRDYNFDAHVFHAQFASTHYGIMIPDLPEPYRYLSYASVIGDVGAKITQVSPKLTSLAPENTATLVHGTALSQTKDAYKIYDIEHQLKFQQSPFRIDFAEDSALYGEDGNYRLVSNLEDLKVDLTLTPTKALTWFAHSSLYHHFSVLMQYEGTLMQQGKTISISGLCTLEHWKAFAVSMLPKAFVPAQFRLPLNSFSYQVINLNAEEQLVLAFIGFAGEPAYTAVSYRHVDGTSTQYEQADFEVIALKVQPLMTPDGHAMEVPQSFRWLVHHEGEIVLDILAVVDTPYCYGLAAGYVSSYQWIGEFKGQKAEGRGYLEFIDRR; encoded by the coding sequence ATGCATTCACTTTTAAGCAGTACACCGTCAAACAGAACTGCACAACAAAAAATAAAATACCGTCTTGGGCAATTGGGTACCAAGTTATTGGGCGCTGTGCCTGCACATCGGCAGGCCTCTCTGTCACGTGATTATAATTTTGATGCGCACGTGTTTCATGCTCAATTTGCCAGTACTCATTATGGAATTATGATTCCTGACTTGCCTGAGCCTTATCGTTATTTGTCCTATGCTTCCGTGATTGGCGATGTTGGCGCCAAGATCACCCAAGTTTCGCCAAAGCTGACGAGTTTAGCGCCTGAAAATACAGCAACTTTGGTGCATGGTACAGCGCTGTCTCAAACAAAAGATGCGTATAAAATTTATGACATTGAGCATCAATTAAAGTTCCAGCAGTCACCATTTCGGATCGATTTTGCTGAAGACTCTGCTTTATATGGGGAAGATGGCAATTATCGCCTTGTCTCTAACTTGGAAGATTTAAAAGTTGATCTGACCTTAACTCCAACTAAAGCGCTGACGTGGTTTGCGCATAGTTCGTTGTATCACCATTTTAGTGTATTGATGCAGTATGAAGGCACGCTGATGCAGCAAGGCAAAACCATTTCAATATCGGGTTTGTGTACGCTTGAGCATTGGAAGGCTTTCGCTGTGTCTATGCTACCCAAAGCATTTGTACCGGCTCAATTTCGCTTGCCTTTAAACTCATTTAGTTATCAGGTGATTAATTTGAATGCTGAAGAGCAGTTGGTTTTAGCATTTATTGGTTTTGCGGGTGAGCCTGCATATACCGCCGTGTCGTATCGTCATGTGGATGGTACGTCGACTCAGTATGAGCAAGCTGACTTTGAAGTGATCGCTTTAAAAGTACAGCCTTTGATGACGCCTGATGGTCATGCCATGGAAGTACCGCAGTCGTTTCGTTGGTTGGTGCATCATGAGGGGGAGATCGTCTTAGATATTCTTGCTGTGGTGGACACGCCGTATTGTTATGGTTTGGCTGCGGGTTATGTTTCTTCGTATCAATGGATTGGTGAGTTTAAAGGGCAGAAGGCTGAGGGTAGAGGGTATTTGGAGTTTATTGATCGGCGTTGA